A DNA window from Hydrogenophaga taeniospiralis contains the following coding sequences:
- a CDS encoding HD domain-containing phosphohydrolase, giving the protein MTTIALQEPPSAAANAGPLAAPTVLTVDDEPSVLSALRRVFRAQGIATLQATSAAEGLALLKTHRVDLVISDMRMPEMDGARFLELVRSHDEGIARILLTGYADISATIAAINKGAIHRYISKPWDDQDLVLVVREALIRRGLEQQNAELTELTKRQNEQLRDANQTLESRVAARTAELQQINGMLDAAYEDLDNTFVLAVNVFSSLMEMRVGNSGHSRRVADLSRETARRLGLSDREIRDIHLAALVHDVGNIGFPDAMLGKSVSAYNPEETQRYRRHPIDGETTLMALSQLQGVARIVRQHHERVDGKGFPDGLAAPEIVMGARIVAAASDLDDMINGNLGDQRCTVERAQKLLHGGIDTRYDRSVVETMIKVVDDLAAAAKADVHMDVRDLRPGMVLARDLVSSRGAILLAAGYVFDERVVKQVGDFSAREGVRLTLWIRKSSIPQDAKALDVPRSQS; this is encoded by the coding sequence ATGACCACCATTGCCCTTCAAGAGCCACCATCCGCCGCGGCGAATGCCGGGCCACTGGCGGCACCGACGGTTCTGACCGTCGATGACGAACCCTCCGTATTGAGCGCATTGCGCCGCGTCTTCCGGGCACAGGGCATCGCGACCCTGCAGGCCACCAGCGCCGCCGAAGGCCTGGCGCTGCTGAAGACCCACCGGGTGGATCTGGTGATCTCGGACATGCGCATGCCCGAAATGGACGGGGCGCGTTTCCTGGAACTGGTGCGCTCCCATGACGAGGGCATCGCGCGCATTCTGCTGACCGGTTACGCCGACATTTCAGCCACGATCGCGGCCATCAACAAAGGCGCCATCCACCGGTACATCTCCAAGCCATGGGACGACCAGGACCTCGTTCTGGTGGTGCGCGAAGCCCTGATCCGGCGCGGCCTGGAACAGCAGAACGCCGAACTGACCGAGTTGACGAAGCGGCAGAACGAACAGCTTCGCGACGCCAACCAGACCCTGGAGTCGCGCGTGGCCGCGCGAACCGCCGAACTCCAGCAGATCAACGGCATGCTGGACGCGGCATACGAGGATCTGGACAACACCTTCGTGCTGGCGGTCAACGTGTTTTCCAGCCTGATGGAGATGCGCGTCGGCAACTCCGGCCATTCACGCCGTGTGGCCGATCTGAGCCGCGAGACCGCCAGGCGCCTGGGCTTGTCGGACCGCGAGATCCGCGATATCCATCTGGCCGCGCTGGTCCACGACGTGGGCAACATCGGGTTTCCCGACGCAATGCTGGGCAAGTCGGTCTCCGCCTACAACCCGGAAGAAACCCAGCGCTACCGGCGCCACCCGATCGACGGCGAAACCACGTTGATGGCGCTGTCGCAGCTGCAAGGGGTGGCGCGCATCGTGCGCCAGCACCACGAACGCGTGGACGGAAAAGGTTTTCCCGATGGCCTGGCGGCGCCCGAGATCGTGATGGGCGCGCGCATCGTGGCAGCGGCCAGCGATCTGGACGACATGATCAACGGCAACCTGGGGGACCAGCGCTGCACCGTGGAACGCGCGCAGAAATTGCTCCACGGCGGCATTGACACGCGCTACGACCGCTCCGTGGTCGAAACCATGATCAAGGTCGTCGATGACCTGGCGGCCGCGGCCAAGGCGGACGTGCACATGGATGTGCGCGATCTGCGTCCCGGCATGGTGCTGGCACGCGACCTGGTGTCGTCCAGAGGAGCCATCCTGCTGGCGGCGGGCTATGTGTTCGACGAACGCGTGGTCAAGCAGGTGGGCGACTTTTCCGCGAGGGAAGGCGTTCGGCTCACGCTGTGGATCCGCAAGAGCTCGATCCCGCAGGACGCCAAAGCCCTGGATGTGCCGAGGAGCCAGTCATGA
- a CDS encoding MFS transporter — MNNKTISLSHRRELWLLITIAGIQFTHILDFMIMMPLGPQFTRLFGISDAQFGLLVSAYTLSAGASGLAAATYVDRFDRKRLLITLYGLFALATLACGLAPGYGFLMVARVAAGMFGGVLSALSQTIVADVVPFERRGRAMGIVMSSFSVSTVAGVPLGLFLASHWSWQAPFIGIALLSGVLALGAALTLPRLNHHLLVKDRPSIWRGIGMVLAEPNHQRAFAFSALLMFTGFTVLPYLTIYMQTNVGVQETQIPYLYLCGGVATLFTARLFGRLADRLGKVRTFTMLALAVIVPMLATTLMPLWPLWGVLIVSTALFICMSGRMIPGMALVTGAANPALRGTFMALNASVQSAAMGLASFLGGLIISRDTAGLVQHYWVSGLLGACASLAAIFMARRLRVHGAGAGQAATP; from the coding sequence ATGAACAACAAGACCATTTCCCTGTCACACCGGCGCGAGCTGTGGTTGTTGATCACCATCGCCGGCATCCAGTTCACCCACATCCTCGATTTCATGATCATGATGCCGCTGGGGCCGCAGTTCACGCGGCTCTTCGGCATCAGCGATGCGCAGTTCGGGCTGCTGGTGTCGGCGTACACGCTCTCGGCCGGCGCCTCGGGCCTGGCGGCGGCCACCTATGTGGATCGTTTTGATCGCAAACGCCTGCTGATCACCCTGTACGGGCTGTTTGCGCTGGCCACGCTGGCCTGCGGCCTCGCGCCCGGCTACGGTTTCCTGATGGTCGCGCGCGTGGCCGCCGGCATGTTCGGCGGCGTGCTCTCGGCGCTGTCGCAGACCATCGTGGCCGACGTGGTGCCCTTCGAGCGGCGCGGTCGCGCCATGGGCATCGTGATGTCGTCCTTTTCGGTGTCCACCGTCGCGGGCGTTCCCCTGGGGCTGTTCCTGGCGAGCCACTGGAGCTGGCAGGCGCCCTTCATCGGCATCGCGCTGCTCAGTGGCGTGCTGGCGCTGGGGGCCGCGCTGACCTTGCCCAGGCTCAACCACCACCTGCTGGTCAAGGACCGGCCCTCGATCTGGCGCGGCATCGGCATGGTGCTCGCGGAGCCCAACCACCAGCGGGCGTTCGCCTTTTCCGCCTTGCTGATGTTCACCGGCTTCACCGTTCTGCCCTACCTCACCATCTACATGCAGACCAATGTGGGGGTGCAGGAGACCCAGATTCCCTACCTGTACCTGTGTGGCGGGGTGGCCACCCTGTTCACCGCGCGGCTGTTTGGCCGGCTGGCCGACCGGCTGGGCAAGGTCCGGACCTTCACCATGCTCGCGCTGGCGGTGATCGTGCCCATGCTCGCCACCACCCTGATGCCGCTGTGGCCGCTGTGGGGCGTGTTGATCGTGTCCACCGCGCTGTTCATCTGCATGAGCGGGCGCATGATCCCCGGCATGGCGCTCGTGACCGGCGCGGCCAACCCCGCCCTGCGCGGCACCTTCATGGCCCTCAATGCGTCGGTGCAATCCGCCGCGATGGGACTGGCCTCGTTTCTGGGCGGGCTCATCATCAGCCGGGACACGGCTGGGCTCGTTCAACACTACTGGGTGTCGGGTCTTTTGGGGGCCTGCGCCAGCCTGGCCGCCATCTTCATGGCGCGCCGCCTGCGCGTGCATGGCGCTGGCGCGGGGCAGGCTGCAACGCCATGA
- the hpf gene encoding ribosome hibernation-promoting factor, HPF/YfiA family codes for MNLTISGHHLEVTPALRGYVTTKLERISRHFDQVVDIKVLLTVDNLKEKDMRQKAECNIHVKGRDLFAESAHADLYAAVDELADKLDRQVLRYKDKAQDHAHESAKRLM; via the coding sequence ATGAACTTGACGATCAGCGGTCACCACCTCGAGGTCACGCCCGCCCTGCGCGGTTACGTCACGACCAAGCTTGAACGCATATCCCGACACTTCGACCAGGTGGTCGATATCAAGGTGCTGCTGACAGTGGACAACCTGAAAGAAAAAGACATGCGCCAGAAGGCCGAATGCAACATCCACGTCAAGGGACGGGATCTGTTCGCCGAAAGCGCTCACGCCGATCTGTACGCCGCCGTGGACGAGCTGGCCGACAAGCTGGACCGGCAGGTGTTGCGCTACAAGGACAAAGCACAAGACCATGCCCACGAGAGTGCCAAACGTTTGATGTGA
- a CDS encoding PTS sugar transporter subunit IIA, producing the protein MNRLSAILPAAQVLVGVDATSKKRAFEEAGLLFETLHGLNRALITDSLFARERLGSTGLGHGVAIPHGRIKGLKQPLAAVFQLASPIGFDAPDEQPVQLMIFLLVPEAATQKHLEILSEIAELLSDSALREQMKTSSDAVALHGQITSWQSAHAAA; encoded by the coding sequence ATGAACCGACTCTCTGCCATATTGCCCGCCGCGCAAGTGCTCGTCGGCGTCGATGCCACCAGCAAAAAACGCGCCTTCGAAGAAGCGGGCCTGTTGTTTGAAACCCTGCATGGCCTCAACCGTGCGCTGATCACCGACAGTCTCTTTGCTCGTGAACGCCTGGGCTCCACCGGGCTGGGCCACGGCGTGGCCATTCCCCATGGCCGCATCAAGGGGCTGAAGCAGCCGCTGGCCGCGGTGTTCCAACTGGCCAGTCCGATCGGTTTCGATGCCCCGGACGAGCAGCCGGTGCAGCTCATGATCTTTCTCCTGGTGCCCGAAGCGGCGACCCAGAAGCATCTGGAAATCCTCTCCGAAATCGCCGAGCTGCTCAGCGACAGCGCCTTGCGCGAGCAGATGAAGACATCGAGCGATGCCGTGGCGCTGCACGGCCAGATCACATCCTGGCAGTCGGCGCACGCCGCCGCCTGA